The DNA region TTAATAAATTTATTAAATTTAGTAAAACTTTTTCTAAATAGTGCAAAGAACCTTAATAACATTAAAAGCCTTAACACTCTGACTAATCTTGCAAAACGGAATAATCTAAATGCAAAGAAATTAAGAGGGATCATTGCAATTATGTCAAGCCATACCCATTTATCTTTAAAAAACTCTTTTTTATTCTCAGCATTTTTTAATCTGAACATAAATTCACAAAATAAAACAAAACAAACCATTAAATCAAAATAAATGATATCTTCTGTAAGATTTGTGCTTAAATTAGAAAAATCGGATAGTATAAGTAAAAATGTATCGGATATAATTAAGCAAATTATAATAAAGTCTGCTATAACTTTGAAATTTATATTTAATTGTGATTTTATGTTATTTTCAGACATAAATTTCTATTAGTATCTTCCTTTATAAATAGATTATAATTGTTGTTATGTCAAATTAAAAATAGCTTTAATTTTCTTGTGTACACTATCTTAGATATTTTAAGAGCTCTAATTTTGATCTTTTTGATTATTAGTTAAATTATTTCATTTTTGATCAATTCTTTAAATATACCTCTTTTATCTTTAATCTTTGCTTCATTATTCGATGGCTTTTCAAGTAGATTTATATAATTACGTTGTCTTCCTAACATTATTGTGAGTTCATTAATTTCTTTCTTTAGTTGTTCTCGTTTGGTCTTAGGACTTTAACAAATTCGTTTAATTCAAAAAGGTTATTATCACTTAAAGGAATAATGAACTTTTCAAACAATTATTATAGTTCCCATTTTTTTTATCAACAATTTTGATACATCTTAGCATTTTCTAATTCTTGAACCAATAATGCCATATTAAGACATTTATTACGTACATGGACATCATATTTTAGAATTTTTGAGTTAGATCATTGAAAAGTACTTATTTTTTTTTGAAAATTTTAAAAAGATTTATATGGGTTAATTTTATAAAACTAAAAATGAAATACATTAAAAATGTTGGTAATGGATTATCCTATTAGTATAGTTATTTATTATGAATTTTATGGAGTTTAGTAGGAAAAAAACGGGTATAAATGAGGTGTTTTAGTATTCTAGGCGAAAAAGAATTAATCAAACTATTTCCAGATTTTGAAGGGCTCATACAGCCTTCAGGGATCGATTTACCATTAGAAGACGTGTTCGTTCAAAAAAGTGCGGGCTCTCTAATTGACAATGAAAAAAATCTTCCAGAATTAGAAAAGCTTGAAGGTCCAATCTACACTTTAAAAGCAAAAACAGCTTATTCAGTCACAGTGGCGCCCAAAGTTAAAATCCCAAAGGGATACTCAATGCTTTACCGCCCGCGTTCCACCCTTAACAGGTCCTTTATTTCAGTCCATACAGCAGTAGGTGACCCTGGATTTTACGGGACACTCCAGTTTATGGTCTACAACTACGGAGAATTTGACTACCAGATTAAAAAAGGGGAAAGAATTGCCCAGGCAGTTGTATTTAAAGTTTCAGGCTCTGGAGAGTACAACGGAAGTTATCAAGAGTCGGAATAATATTTTTTAAATAGCCTAACTTTTTTTTATTTTGAAACCCTTGAACGTGGAACATGCGAAACTTTTGAAAATCATCGATTTTCAATACATCGAAAATTTACAATTTTCGAATGCGCCGCTTTGCTGCTGCAAAATCAAAGATTTTTGCAAGCTTCGTACGGCATTCGAATGCCTTGATTTTTGAGTGTATAACAAAAATAGATAATTTTATATTACTTACGTTACAGATAGTGCGCCATAACAGTATTCTGTTAATTGAAATGAAAAGGTGTGTTAAATGGAATTCAATGTTCTCTTAGAGGTCTTTTTCATACTGCTGGTAGTTATTTTGGTTAGTTATGTGGTCTATACGAAGTATATAAAAAAATCATCATCATTAAATGATTCAAATTTCATTTTTACTCCAAAATACATGTTTAATTACTCTCCAGAATTATTAAATACCTATTTAAATGAAAAAACAGATTTAAATGGATATGAAGATGGATTTAAAGCAACCGTGCTTGATTTAATAAATAAAAATTACATTATTTTCTCAAATCCAGTTAATTCTAATTCCGCTAAAACAAATAATCATTCTTATGGCCCTTTAGTTAGAATAAATAAAAAAAAGAGTGTAACTAAGCTTAAAGCCTACGAATTAGATGTAGTTAACTTTTTGAAGAGGTATGATAAGAAAGGGGTAATTTCATTATACTTTATAGAAGAGGACTTAAAAAATTTAAAAGCTTCCAAAAAATTCGAAAGCAGATACAACAGCTGGGAAAAGCATCTTAAAAATGAATATTCCAATAATAAATTCTTTAGAGGAGACTCAACTGAATTTATGGATGAATTGGATAACTTTAAGTCGTATGTTTCTGGCAGGGATATAACTAATGCAGATATTTCTCTTGATGATATTAACCAGTTTTTGGTTTATGGAATGGCATTAGGCATTGGAAAGAAAGCGGTGGAGAACTTTGAAAAATATTTAGATGAAACTACCCTAAAAAATAGTGAAATTTACCAGATTATCAAAGTCAACGGCATAAATTTTGTTGAGCAAGGATTTAAAGGGCTATATCTAGTAAAACCTGGCCAGCATGACTCCAATACTGATGTTTACGGTTATTGATATTTATTTAAATCTTACAATGCTCTGTCAAGACCATCAACAGCTTCAGGGTTTGCAAGGGTGCTTGTGTCTCCAACATCTTCGCCTTTAACCTTGGCTTTTATAATTCTTCTCATTATTTTCCCACTTCTTGTTTTTGGGAGGTCATCAACGAATCTTATGTATTTTGGAGTTGCAACAGGACCTATTTCAACTCTAACGTGATATTTAAGAGTGTCTTTTAGTTCCTGTGTGGGTTTAAAATTATCCTTGAGTATAACAAATGCTGCAATTTCTTCGCCCTTTATTTCATCAGGCTTTCCCACCACTGCAGCTTCTGCCACGCATTCATAGCTTACAAGGGCAGACTCCACTTCTGCAGTCCCGATTCTATGCCCTGCAACACTTAAAACATCATCTTCACGGCCCTGAATCCAGAAGTAACCGTCAGAATCTTTTCTCGCCACGTCCCCGCTCAGGTACATATTTTTAAATGCGCTCCAGTACGTTTTGATGTACCTCTGCGGGTTCCTGTAAATGGTTCGAAGCATTGAAGGCCATGGAGTTTTGATTACAAGGTGCCCTCCTTTTTCAGTCAGAGACCTTCCCATATCATCTAGAATATCTGCCTGGACCGTTGGGAAAGGCATAACTGCAGAGCCTGGTTTAAGCGGAGATACTGGTAAAGGGGTTATAAGGTGCATTCCAGTTTCTGTCTGCCACCACGTGTCCATTATAGGGCATTTCTCCCTGCCGATGTATTTATAATACCAGACCCATGCCTCAGGGTTTATAGGCTCGCCTACAGATCCAAGAAGCCTTATGGAACTTAAATCATATTTTTCGGGCCATTTGGGGCCGTATTTCATGAACATCCGTATTGTTGTTGGGGCAGTATAGAATACATTTACTTTATAACCTTCTACCATTTTCCACAGTCTTCCGGGATCTGGATAATCTGGGGTACCTTCAAATATGATGGATGTCACTCCCAGTAAAAGTGGGGCGTAGACTATATAACTGTGGCCTGTTATCCATCCAATGTCGGCTGCACACCACCATATATCGTCGTCTTTAAGGTCAAAAACGAATTTTAAAGTGGTATAAATTCCGACTGCGTACCCTCCGTGAACGTGTACAACTCCCTTTGGTTTTCCTGTGGTCCCAGAGGTGTATAAAATAAATAATGGGTCTTCAGAGTCCATAACTTCAGTTTCGCACTCTTCGCTCATATTTTCTGTAATTTCATGCCACCAGAGGTCTCTGCCTTCATGCATTTTAACATCTATGCCTGCATTGTTAATTACAATAAGATTCTTGATTGTAGGTGTATTCTGGAGTATATCGTCCACGTTTTCTTTAAGAGGTATTAATTTTCCCCTTCTTGTAAATCCATCTGTGGTTATGGCCACTTTTGATTTTGAATCGTTTACCCTCTCTTGAAATGCCTTTGCCCAGAACCCTGAGAAAACAACGGAGTGCACAGCCCCAATTTTGGCACATGCAAGCATTGCCACTGGGAGTTCAGGTATCATCGGCAGGTAAATGCTTACAGTATCTCCTTTCCCAATACCCAATTCCCTTAATGCATTGGCAAATTTATTTACATCCCGCCAAAGCTGGCGGTAAGTTATTTTTCTGGTCTTTCCGTCTTCTCCTTCCCAAATATAAGCTAATTTATCTCCTTTGCCGTTTTTAATGTGCCTATCTAATGCATTATGGGCTATGTTGAATTTGCCCTCTAAAAACCATTCTGCATGGGGCGGGTCCCATTTTAATACATTTTTATAAGGTTCAAACCATTCAAGTTCCTTTGCAAGGTCATCCCAGAACCAGTCTGGATTATTATTAGCTTTTTCAAGTAATTCCATGTAATTTTTTATTTTATATTTATTCATCCACTGCTTGATGTTGCTTTTTTCCACAATATCTTTTGTAGGCTTAAATATCCTTTCTTCTTTGAGTAAAGCTTCTAAATCCTTTGGCATTTTATCCCTCAAGATTTTTGAAATCATGTGATTAAATTTATCCTCAATCTTACAGTAATACTATTTTTGTTTTATAGATGGTTAAAAATTTCCCATTTTTAACCTTTGGAAATTTCCTCAAGTTTAAAAATCTATCAAAAATCCTCAAAAATTTTCAATTTAAAATAAAATTTAAAAAAGCATTGATTTAAGAATAAAAATAAATTATAAAATCTGAAATAATGTTTTCCAGAATTTATCAAAAGTTGATTTATTTAACTTTCAGGACAACTAGAGTCATATCGTCGATTTGAAACTTACCTTTACTGAAGAATGAAATTTCCTGTTTTATTTTCAGGATCATGTCTTCTGATGATAAGCTGTAGTTTTCTCTAAGGATACTTTTAAGTCTTTCAATTCCAAAAGGTTCCTTTTCTTCATTTAAAGCATTAATGACACCATCTGTGTAGAAAATAAGGATATCTTCTGAATTTAAATCTATTGTTTTCTCTTCAAATTTCCTGTTTATTATTTTACCTAAATGAAATTTTTCATGTACAAGTTTTACAATACTTTCACTATTTTTTATAAATAGTAAGGGCGAATCATTACCTGCATTGATATAACGCAGAGTTTTACTTTTTGTATCTAATACTGCATAAAATAGTGCTAAATCAATTCCCGAGTCAGCTTCAATCATTACCAGTTTATTTAAGTACTCCATTACATCAGAAACATGCTGAGTTTCCCTGGCTTTTGTCTGGACAATAGTTTTGGAGAGGGCCATTAACAGGGCTGCAGGGACACCTTTTTCAGAAACATTGGCAATTGCAATACCAAGTTTATCATCTGTAACTGGAATAAAATCGTAGAAATCGCCTCCAACTTCTTTTGCAGGTATATTAAAAGCAGAGATGTCATAATCATTTAATAACGGAATTGTATCTGGTATAAATGTCTGCTGAATCTTTTGTGCTACTTTTAGCTCATTCTTTTTCCGCTCCAGTTCGTCAAAATACAGGTTGCGTTCTTCTGTAGTTTTCTGTTCTCTCAGCAGGTTTGATATTATAAACGAAAAAACAAGTATTCCCATGGCATTTGCGAAGATCATGGGGACGCTGACTTCTCCAACAATTGCCAGTGCCTGTGAATAGGGATGTATAAGGAGAATAACCAGTAACATATGAAACAGTTCCATTAAAACTGCAAAGATCACTGCACCAAAAATTCCGATGAATTTACGCCCGTTTGCTATAAATATAATTCCTGCAAATAATCCTGCAAGAATTGTAGCTATTGAACAGGGTACTGTGGTTGGGCCTCCTAAAAAGAAGTATCTGTAAAGCCCGCCAATAAGTCCAGTTCCTAAACCTACTATTGGCCCGCCAATTAAGCCCGCTATCATTGGGCCAAGATCTCTAACATTTGCAATGGCACCAAAGACATCTATCCCTGAATATGAACCAAAAATGGAAATTATTCCAAATAATAAAATAACTACAGCTTGATTTTTAATGGTGAATTTACCTGCCAGTATCTCCTGGAAATATTTAATACGTGAAACAATATAAGCAATTACGATAATTACACATGTTTTTTCTATAAGTACAAGTAAGTAGTGTATGGTGGAAGGTAATGATTCTTTTCCCCCTTCTAAAATGAGCAAAGCGCTTAAACTTCCTATTACTGCAATTAATGCATGGAGATACAATATGTTATGCTCTTCATTAGCTCTTAAATAAGTTTTAATTTTTGAAAAATCAAATTGTATGTATTTTTTTGGAATTTCAGACATTAATAAGCACCTTATATTAACATAAAATTTATTTTTAGGGGTTTGTAATTATAAATAAACCGGCTATAATTTAAGGATATTCATAATTAGAATATATAAATTTAATTAATTAAATAATTAATTTAGTTAATCGGAATGAAAATTAATATTATAATATGCAGTTTCAAACGTATAGTGGACTTTAACACAGGAATATTTTGGAGGCTTGTTTTAAAGTAGAATATAAATTAAATAATCTTAAATTTTGAATTTAGTAAAATTGTACAATTATTTTGTTTAAACATGAAAATGGTCAAGATAAAAATGTTTGCAGTAATGGGGGTAATATAGTGGCTGGAAAAGAATTTAATGGGAATAATAACGCTAACAGCAACTATAATAGATATAAAAACCATATTTATTCATGATGAATCTAAGGAAAGATAAAATGAGATGTGCAGATGCACTGATTAAAATTTTAGAATCAAACGGTGTTAAATTTATTTTTGGGCATCCGGGGGAGCAGATTTTGCCTTTTTACGATGCACTGCGGAGTTCCAAGATTAAACATGTTCTAATGCGCCATGAACAGGGAGCCGTGCATGCTGCAGACGGTTATGCAAGAGTATCTGGTGAGTTCGGGGTATGTGTTTCAACCGCAGGTCCTGGAGCTTTAAATTTAGTAATGGGTGTTGCAACTGCTTTTAAAGATTCGATACCACTGATTGTAATCACAGGGGATGTAGACACTGATCTTAAAGGAACGAATGTATTCCAGGATATTGATATTGAATCTATTTTCAGGCCAATTACGCTGGAAACATTCCATATTGAAGACCCAGATGATGGTACTTTGAAATTAAAAAAAGCAATTGAAATGGTAAAGCATGGGAAAACTGGACCGATTCATTTAAACTTTCCAAAAGATGTTTTAAATGCTTATGTTGATACATCCGCACCCACAGTTGAACATGTTGAAGATAAAGATATTTCATTAGATGATATTAATGATACAATTAAATTGATGGAAATGTCTGAAAGACCACTTATTCTTGCTGGAACTGGGATAATATGGGCACATGCCGTAAGCAAACTGCAGGATTTTTCTCTAAAATATAACATTCCAGTTGCGACAACGTATTCTGCTAGGGGTGTTTTGCCTGAAGATCACCCGCTTTGTCTTGGAATGATCGGACTTAGAGGCACAACCGCTGCAAATTTTGCTGGTAAAAACTGTGATCTGCTGATAGCACTTGGCTGTAGATTCTCAGAAAGGACTGTACTCGGAATTGGAGACCCTGAAATAATTCATGTAAATCTTGACAGCGAAGTTTTAGAAGGAAATGTTAAGATTCAGGGAAATGCTGGCCAGTTTTTAGATAAAATGGGAGATATAACTGTTAAAAACACTGGCAAATGGCTTCAGGAATTAGATAATCATAAAAGAACCTATGAAATTAAAACTGATTATAATGATATTCCAATTAAACCTCAAAGAGCTGTAAAAGAGATACTTGATGCTTCAGATGATTCAACAACAATAAGTGATGCAGGAACACATACCACGTGGGTTACTTTACTTAAGAAAGTAACGAGACCTTCGTCATTGCTTTTTTCAGGAGGTTTTGGACCTATGGGCTATGGACTGCCCGCAGCAATTGGTGCGTCACTTGCAGACCCTGCTGAAAGGGTAGTTCTGGTGGTTGGCGATGGCGGGTTCCAGATGACATTACAGGAACTTGCAGTAATTGCTCAGGAGAATCTTCCTATTTTAATTTGTATCATAAACAACTGCTGCCTTGGAATTATAAAACAGTGGCAGGAAATGCATTACAGGGAAAGATATGAAGTTAAACTTGAAAATCCTGATTTCTGTGAAATTGCAGATGCATACAGAATCAAATCAAAACGTGTAAATGCTCCTGGTGAAATATTTGATGCAGTTAAAAATGCTTTAGATTTAAATGAACCCTATTTAATTGATATCATGGTAGATACGGAAGAAGGCATAATTTTACCTAAAGTAAAACCTTAACTTATTAATTAATTATTTTATATTACTTGTAATATTCAAAAGGGTAGATTATTCAAATTATCTTCTGAAGCGATTTTATATATCGTTAATTTAATTATTGAAGTGTAACATAATTATTGGTATTATTTGAATAGTTGTAAAAGAATGACTTCACGTAAGAAGTAGAAAAAAATGTTTTATTAAGTTATTATGTAAAATGACTAACTGATTTACTTAAAACAATAATATTATTTAGAATGATGCGATATTAAATGAATTGATTTAAATTTATAAGATTTTACACAAAAGGCGAATGGTGATACAATGAAAGTTTTATTAATAAATCCGCCAGATACTGCTTCAAAATATAAATTTATAGGTCTTGTTGCCCCTACACTTGGAATAGCATATATAGCAGCTGTTCTTGAAGAAAATGGTGTTGATGTTAAGATCATAGATGGTTCTGCCCTTGAAATGAGCTGGGAAGAACTTGAAAAAGAAATTCCTAAGTATTCACCAGATATTATAGCCGTTACTGCAGTGACACCTGCAATCAATCAGGCTCTCAGGACTGCTAAAATTGGGAAAAAAGTATGTCCTGATGCATATATTGTTTTGGGAGGATATCATCCTACTTTTACATATAATGAAGTTTTAAAGAATGATTTTGTAGATATTGTAGTTTGTGGTGAAGGTGAATATACCATGCTTGAGCTTGCAGAGACTATTGAAAGCGGCGGTGATT from Methanobacterium bryantii includes:
- a CDS encoding ion transporter; translated protein: MSENNIKSQLNINFKVIADFIIICLIISDTFLLILSDFSNLSTNLTEDIIYFDLMVCFVLFCEFMFRLKNAENKKEFFKDKWVWLDIIAMIPLNFFAFRLFRFARLVRVLRLLMLLRFFALFRKSFTKFNKFIKESHLDWSFGVLIFSIFAGTIIYCIVEFGNKANTYDIWESFSYVTQNIINAGAVDVTPHTLIGKVLGIVLMVTGAIFFGMFTASLATWLVTKSKNEQDAKEESELNELKELVIGMQSEIKELKDLIKKNK
- a CDS encoding dCTP deaminase translates to MLGEKELIKLFPDFEGLIQPSGIDLPLEDVFVQKSAGSLIDNEKNLPELEKLEGPIYTLKAKTAYSVTVAPKVKIPKGYSMLYRPRSTLNRSFISVHTAVGDPGFYGTLQFMVYNYGEFDYQIKKGERIAQAVVFKVSGSGEYNGSYQESE
- a CDS encoding DUF2207 family protein: MEFNVLLEVFFILLVVILVSYVVYTKYIKKSSSLNDSNFIFTPKYMFNYSPELLNTYLNEKTDLNGYEDGFKATVLDLINKNYIIFSNPVNSNSAKTNNHSYGPLVRINKKKSVTKLKAYELDVVNFLKRYDKKGVISLYFIEEDLKNLKASKKFESRYNSWEKHLKNEYSNNKFFRGDSTEFMDELDNFKSYVSGRDITNADISLDDINQFLVYGMALGIGKKAVENFEKYLDETTLKNSEIYQIIKVNGINFVEQGFKGLYLVKPGQHDSNTDVYGY
- the acs gene encoding acetate--CoA ligase; translated protein: MPKDLEALLKEERIFKPTKDIVEKSNIKQWMNKYKIKNYMELLEKANNNPDWFWDDLAKELEWFEPYKNVLKWDPPHAEWFLEGKFNIAHNALDRHIKNGKGDKLAYIWEGEDGKTRKITYRQLWRDVNKFANALRELGIGKGDTVSIYLPMIPELPVAMLACAKIGAVHSVVFSGFWAKAFQERVNDSKSKVAITTDGFTRRGKLIPLKENVDDILQNTPTIKNLIVINNAGIDVKMHEGRDLWWHEITENMSEECETEVMDSEDPLFILYTSGTTGKPKGVVHVHGGYAVGIYTTLKFVFDLKDDDIWWCAADIGWITGHSYIVYAPLLLGVTSIIFEGTPDYPDPGRLWKMVEGYKVNVFYTAPTTIRMFMKYGPKWPEKYDLSSIRLLGSVGEPINPEAWVWYYKYIGREKCPIMDTWWQTETGMHLITPLPVSPLKPGSAVMPFPTVQADILDDMGRSLTEKGGHLVIKTPWPSMLRTIYRNPQRYIKTYWSAFKNMYLSGDVARKDSDGYFWIQGREDDVLSVAGHRIGTAEVESALVSYECVAEAAVVGKPDEIKGEEIAAFVILKDNFKPTQELKDTLKYHVRVEIGPVATPKYIRFVDDLPKTRSGKIMRRIIKAKVKGEDVGDTSTLANPEAVDGLDRAL
- a CDS encoding PP2C family protein-serine/threonine phosphatase produces the protein MSEIPKKYIQFDFSKIKTYLRANEEHNILYLHALIAVIGSLSALLILEGGKESLPSTIHYLLVLIEKTCVIIVIAYIVSRIKYFQEILAGKFTIKNQAVVILLFGIISIFGSYSGIDVFGAIANVRDLGPMIAGLIGGPIVGLGTGLIGGLYRYFFLGGPTTVPCSIATILAGLFAGIIFIANGRKFIGIFGAVIFAVLMELFHMLLVILLIHPYSQALAIVGEVSVPMIFANAMGILVFSFIISNLLREQKTTEERNLYFDELERKKNELKVAQKIQQTFIPDTIPLLNDYDISAFNIPAKEVGGDFYDFIPVTDDKLGIAIANVSEKGVPAALLMALSKTIVQTKARETQHVSDVMEYLNKLVMIEADSGIDLALFYAVLDTKSKTLRYINAGNDSPLLFIKNSESIVKLVHEKFHLGKIINRKFEEKTIDLNSEDILIFYTDGVINALNEEKEPFGIERLKSILRENYSLSSEDMILKIKQEISFFSKGKFQIDDMTLVVLKVK
- a CDS encoding thiamine pyrophosphate-binding protein, which translates into the protein MRCADALIKILESNGVKFIFGHPGEQILPFYDALRSSKIKHVLMRHEQGAVHAADGYARVSGEFGVCVSTAGPGALNLVMGVATAFKDSIPLIVITGDVDTDLKGTNVFQDIDIESIFRPITLETFHIEDPDDGTLKLKKAIEMVKHGKTGPIHLNFPKDVLNAYVDTSAPTVEHVEDKDISLDDINDTIKLMEMSERPLILAGTGIIWAHAVSKLQDFSLKYNIPVATTYSARGVLPEDHPLCLGMIGLRGTTAANFAGKNCDLLIALGCRFSERTVLGIGDPEIIHVNLDSEVLEGNVKIQGNAGQFLDKMGDITVKNTGKWLQELDNHKRTYEIKTDYNDIPIKPQRAVKEILDASDDSTTISDAGTHTTWVTLLKKVTRPSSLLFSGGFGPMGYGLPAAIGASLADPAERVVLVVGDGGFQMTLQELAVIAQENLPILICIINNCCLGIIKQWQEMHYRERYEVKLENPDFCEIADAYRIKSKRVNAPGEIFDAVKNALDLNEPYLIDIMVDTEEGIILPKVKP